CTAGAGGCGAATTCCATCGTAGCTTCACTGAGATCTAAGCATTTTTTCTAAATTCAGCTTAAAAGCCTATTGGCCTTCATCCAGACTTTATGAAACATTCTTCGACGACTTCCCCAGAATCACTGGAGGATAAACAAAAAGCCAAAGATCAAATCTTACATCTGCTAAAAACTCAGGGGGCTCAGACTGCCACAACTCTAGCTGAACAGTTGCAAGTCTCTCCGATGGCAGTACGCCAACATTTACAGGTGCTACAAGCCGAGCAATGGGTAACTTATCAAGAGGAGCGTCGTCCCTTGGGTCGTCCTGTCAAGCTTTGGCAACTAACAGAGCGATCGCTGCAATTATTTCCTGACAGTCATGCTGACCTCATGACTGACTTGCTCCTAGGGGTTGAAACTTTGTTTGGCACAGCAGGTTTAGAAAAACTATTGGCCGACCGGATGCGTCGCCAATTGCAAACCTACGCGACAAAACTGCCAGAAG
This genomic stretch from Trichocoleus sp. FACHB-46 harbors:
- a CDS encoding metalloregulator ArsR/SmtB family transcription factor, which translates into the protein MKHSSTTSPESLEDKQKAKDQILHLLKTQGAQTATTLAEQLQVSPMAVRQHLQVLQAEQWVTYQEERRPLGRPVKLWQLTERSLQLFPDSHADLMTDLLLGVETLFGTAGLEKLLADRMRRQLQTYATKLPEAISGAIAESTWQEWIAQAGIAEPVRHLAHLRTQEGYMAGVLEAEGGWLLVENHCPICAAAQTCQKLCGSELEMFRTLLGSGVAVERVEHIIQGDRRCAYRIQPA